A region from the Deltaproteobacteria bacterium genome encodes:
- a CDS encoding dihydrolipoamide acetyltransferase, whose translation MKSLEEQVNDIKEKIFRTKARLLLLQETVVGGDIVSGARAVIIHKNEMGSTFVLTSVAYALDGQPIFTKVDVNGDLSGKDQIEIFNGRIVPGTHQLTVKLQYTGHGFGPISYLEGYKVSLASSYTFNAEGGKATTVNAIGYEKGGPFAEYKDKPDVKYETSVSKVAAPKDSGDKPAEKPSADAKPAPTP comes from the coding sequence GTGAAGAGCCTCGAGGAGCAGGTCAACGACATCAAGGAGAAGATCTTCCGCACCAAGGCGCGCCTGCTGCTCTTGCAGGAGACGGTGGTGGGCGGCGACATCGTCTCCGGCGCCCGCGCGGTGATCATCCACAAGAACGAGATGGGTAGCACGTTCGTGCTCACCAGCGTGGCGTACGCGCTCGACGGTCAGCCCATCTTCACCAAGGTCGACGTGAACGGCGACCTCTCCGGCAAGGATCAGATCGAGATCTTCAACGGCCGCATCGTCCCCGGCACGCACCAGCTCACGGTGAAGCTGCAGTACACCGGCCACGGCTTCGGTCCCATCAGCTACCTCGAGGGCTACAAGGTTTCACTCGCATCGAGCTACACCTTCAACGCGGAGGGCGGTAAGGCCACCACGGTCAACGCCATCGGCTACGAGAAGGGCGGCCCCTTCGCCGAGTACAAAGACAAGCCCGACGTGAAATACGAGACCTCGGTGTCCAAGGTGGCCGCGCCCAAGGACTCGGGCGACAAGCCCGCCGAGAAGCCTTCTGCTGACGCCAAGCCCGCCCCGACGCCCTAG
- the dnaX gene encoding DNA polymerase III subunit gamma/tau — MSYLVLARKWRPQAFADMTGQEHVVRTLANAIAQDRVAHAYLFCGPRGVGKTTAARLLAKALNCQKGPTATPCGECPPCKEIAAGNDLDVAEIDGASNNGVENVREIREAARFLPQRDRNKIYIVDEVHMLSGPAFNALLKTLEEPPPHVKFIFATTEPHKLPDTILSRCQRHNFRRIPTAMMIARLREILTAEKAQVSDRSLALVARQSEGGMRDALSLLDQILSACGSNPTDEAIAEALGTVDRTHVHRLAKSLLERTPKDALAAIDEVFIRGVDLRRLAEELALYLRHVLVAKVTREAPDDLAESEKKAVLELANPADATQIARLFDLVHESVWDIREAAQPKLALEVALLKGIHLAPGAAVEELVSKLEALSTRIQNGGTSAARPGPTFQVATSPQPVAVQPPVPSPQPQRSSSKVLVLDSSPEGCATGECLPDIRAANAANGVVVPNGVAPAPLPMPDDDRDEPEAPISLSSSLDNLSLSLIERWKSVLESVKKLNPLLADSLSHARPLWIRSGEVAVVFAGPQGGYHKMRVERPVSKPDLDKALAAHFGRATALKIEKDAPLEDSAPLSPAEEAAERRSTREQRLTKTAREHPSVRAALQLLGGTLQEVRVRDEIAPPPEEPEGFDEA, encoded by the coding sequence ATGAGTTATTTGGTGCTCGCGCGCAAGTGGCGCCCCCAAGCCTTCGCCGACATGACGGGCCAGGAGCACGTGGTCCGCACGCTCGCCAACGCCATCGCGCAGGATCGCGTGGCGCACGCGTACCTCTTCTGCGGCCCGCGCGGCGTGGGCAAGACCACCGCGGCCCGCCTGCTCGCCAAGGCCCTCAACTGCCAGAAGGGGCCGACCGCCACGCCCTGCGGCGAGTGTCCGCCGTGCAAGGAGATCGCCGCCGGAAACGATTTGGACGTCGCGGAGATCGACGGCGCGTCGAACAACGGCGTGGAGAACGTCCGCGAGATCCGCGAGGCCGCGCGCTTCTTGCCCCAGCGCGATCGCAACAAGATCTACATCGTCGACGAAGTGCACATGCTCAGCGGGCCGGCCTTCAACGCGCTCCTCAAGACGCTCGAGGAGCCGCCGCCGCACGTGAAGTTCATCTTCGCGACCACCGAGCCGCACAAGCTGCCGGACACGATCCTCTCGCGGTGCCAGCGCCACAACTTCCGGCGCATCCCCACGGCGATGATGATCGCGCGGCTGCGCGAGATCCTCACCGCCGAGAAGGCGCAGGTCTCCGATCGCTCGCTGGCGCTGGTGGCGCGGCAGAGCGAGGGCGGCATGCGCGACGCGCTCTCGCTGCTCGACCAGATCCTCTCCGCGTGCGGCTCGAACCCGACCGACGAAGCCATCGCCGAGGCGCTGGGCACGGTGGATCGCACGCACGTGCACCGCCTGGCGAAGTCGCTGCTCGAGCGCACGCCGAAGGACGCGCTCGCGGCCATCGACGAGGTCTTCATCCGCGGCGTGGATCTGCGGCGGCTGGCGGAGGAGCTGGCGCTGTACCTGCGGCACGTGCTGGTGGCGAAGGTCACGCGCGAAGCGCCGGACGATCTCGCCGAGAGCGAGAAGAAGGCCGTGCTCGAGCTCGCCAATCCGGCCGATGCGACGCAGATCGCGCGGCTCTTCGATCTGGTGCACGAGTCGGTCTGGGACATCCGCGAGGCGGCGCAGCCCAAGCTCGCGCTGGAAGTCGCGCTGCTGAAGGGCATCCACCTCGCGCCAGGCGCGGCGGTCGAGGAGCTCGTGAGCAAGCTCGAGGCGCTCTCCACCCGCATCCAGAACGGAGGGACCTCGGCCGCGCGCCCGGGTCCGACGTTTCAAGTAGCGACCAGCCCCCAGCCGGTCGCCGTCCAGCCCCCAGTCCCCAGCCCCCAGCCCCAGCGCTCGAGCTCGAAGGTGTTGGTCCTCGACAGCTCTCCGGAAGGCTGCGCGACCGGCGAGTGCCTGCCCGACATCCGTGCGGCCAATGCTGCGAACGGTGTGGTCGTCCCGAACGGCGTCGCGCCTGCGCCGTTGCCGATGCCCGACGACGATCGCGACGAGCCCGAGGCGCCGATCTCGCTCTCGAGCTCGCTCGACAACCTGAGCCTGTCGCTCATCGAGCGCTGGAAGTCGGTGCTCGAGTCGGTGAAGAAGCTGAACCCGCTGCTCGCGGACTCGCTCTCGCACGCGCGGCCGCTGTGGATTCGCTCGGGCGAGGTGGCGGTCGTGTTCGCGGGTCCGCAGGGCGGCTACCACAAGATGCGCGTCGAGCGACCGGTGTCGAAGCCGGATCTCGACAAGGCGCTCGCGGCGCACTTTGGCCGCGCCACGGCGCTCAAGATCGAGAAGGACGCGCCGCTCGAGGACTCGGCGCCGCTCTCGCCGGCCGAGGAGGCCGCGGAGCGCCGGAGCACCCGCGAGCAGCGCCTGACGAAGACCGCGCGCGAGCACCCCTCTGTCCGAGCGGCGCTGCAACTGCTCGGAGGGACCTTGCAAGAGGTCCGCGTTCGTGACGAGATTGCGCCGCCTCCCGAGGAGCCCGAGGGCTTCGACGAGGCCTGA
- a CDS encoding YbaB/EbfC family nucleoid-associated protein produces MPGIDINFFIRQANKLTEKIEKRKAELATETVTGTAADMVTVTAAGNGESIKSIKIDKKALEGGDVAMLEDMLTAAVNQALTNALTHRNTELSKVSNGVKIPGIT; encoded by the coding sequence ATGCCCGGCATCGACATCAACTTCTTCATCCGTCAGGCCAACAAGCTCACCGAGAAGATCGAGAAGCGGAAGGCTGAGCTCGCCACCGAGACCGTCACCGGCACCGCCGCGGACATGGTCACGGTGACCGCGGCCGGCAACGGCGAGAGCATCAAGTCGATCAAGATCGACAAGAAGGCGCTCGAGGGCGGCGACGTGGCCATGCTCGAGGACATGCTCACGGCGGCCGTGAACCAGGCGCTCACCAACGCGCTCACGCACCGCAACACCGAGCTGTCGAAGGTGTCGAACGGCGTGAAGATCCCGGGCATCACCTGA
- a CDS encoding roadblock/LC7 domain-containing protein yields the protein MNPQLVMYEEEYNQINAICERLTRDANAKVVFLVDKNGQLISAQGATADIDTTSLASLTAGNVAAMGGLAKLIGENEFPNQFHEGSRDSLHMTIVGSRVVLVVIFDTKATPLGLVRLRVKKATDELNKIFEGLLKKTEQPGAGSPFAEITDDDIDNLFS from the coding sequence ATGAATCCGCAGTTGGTGATGTACGAAGAGGAGTACAACCAGATCAACGCGATCTGCGAGCGCCTCACGCGCGACGCGAACGCGAAGGTCGTGTTCCTCGTCGACAAGAACGGCCAGCTCATCAGCGCCCAGGGCGCCACCGCCGACATCGACACCACCAGCCTCGCCTCCCTCACGGCCGGCAACGTGGCGGCCATGGGCGGCTTGGCCAAGCTCATCGGCGAGAACGAGTTCCCCAACCAGTTCCACGAAGGCAGCCGCGACTCGCTGCACATGACCATCGTGGGCAGCCGGGTGGTGCTGGTGGTCATCTTCGACACCAAGGCCACCCCGCTGGGCCTGGTTCGGTTGCGCGTGAAGAAGGCCACGGACGAGCTCAACAAGATCTTCGAAGGACTGCTCAAGAAGACCGAGCAGCCCGGCGCAGGCTCTCCGTTCGCCGAGATCACCGACGACGACATCGACAATCTCTTCAGCTAA
- the recR gene encoding recombination protein RecR has product MTADPISRLVAELAKLPGIGEKSAQRLAFHLLQGPRESAVALSDAIREVTEKVKLCSQCCTLTDREICTTCSDPRRDGKLLCVVESVPDLMAVERTREFKGRYHVLHGSLSPLEGVGPDQLRIKELLTRLGAGEVQEVIVATNPDVEGEATALYLLRLLKPMGLKLTRIAQGVPMGGDLEYADPATLARALSGRREL; this is encoded by the coding sequence ATGACTGCTGATCCGATTTCGAGATTGGTCGCCGAGCTCGCCAAGCTGCCAGGCATCGGCGAGAAGAGCGCGCAGCGGCTCGCGTTCCACCTGTTGCAGGGCCCGCGCGAGAGCGCCGTGGCCTTGAGCGACGCCATCCGCGAGGTCACCGAGAAGGTGAAGCTCTGCAGCCAGTGCTGCACGCTCACCGACCGCGAGATCTGCACCACCTGCTCGGATCCGCGCCGCGACGGCAAGCTCCTGTGCGTGGTCGAGAGCGTGCCGGACTTGATGGCCGTGGAGCGCACCCGCGAGTTCAAGGGCCGCTACCACGTGCTGCACGGCTCGCTCTCGCCGCTCGAGGGCGTGGGGCCGGATCAGCTGCGCATCAAGGAGCTGCTCACGCGGCTCGGCGCGGGTGAAGTGCAGGAGGTGATCGTGGCCACCAACCCGGACGTCGAGGGCGAGGCCACGGCGCTCTACCTGCTGCGCCTGCTCAAGCCGATGGGCCTCAAGCTCACCCGCATTGCCCAGGGCGTGCCCATGGGCGGCGACCTCGAGTACGCCGACCCGGCCACCCTCGCGCGCGCCCTCTCGGGCCGCCGCGAGCTGTGA
- a CDS encoding gliding-motility protein MglA: MSFINYSSREINCKIVYYGPGLCGKTTNLQYVYAKTAADAKGKMISLATETERTLFFDFLPLSLGEIRGFKTRFHLYTVPGQVFYDASRKLILKGVDGVVFVADSQIERMDANLESMENLKVNLAEQGFQLEKLPFVIQYNKRDLPNAASKEELHNLLNPRNVAEFEAVAPTGVGVFDTLKMAAKLVLTELRKDPR, translated from the coding sequence ATGAGCTTCATCAACTACTCGTCCCGCGAAATCAACTGCAAGATCGTCTATTACGGCCCGGGCTTGTGCGGGAAGACGACCAACTTGCAGTACGTGTACGCAAAGACCGCCGCGGATGCGAAGGGGAAGATGATCTCCCTCGCCACCGAGACCGAGCGCACACTCTTCTTCGACTTCCTCCCGCTCTCGCTCGGCGAGATCCGCGGCTTCAAGACCCGCTTCCACCTGTACACGGTGCCCGGGCAGGTCTTCTACGACGCCAGCCGCAAGCTCATCTTGAAGGGCGTCGACGGCGTGGTCTTCGTGGCCGACAGCCAGATCGAGCGCATGGACGCGAACCTCGAGTCCATGGAGAACCTCAAGGTCAACCTCGCCGAGCAGGGCTTCCAGCTCGAGAAGCTGCCCTTCGTGATTCAGTACAACAAGCGCGACCTGCCAAACGCCGCCTCGAAGGAGGAGCTGCACAACCTCCTCAACCCGCGAAACGTGGCCGAGTTCGAGGCGGTGGCTCCCACGGGCGTCGGGGTGTTCGACACACTCAAGATGGCAGCCAAGCTCGTGCTCACCGAGCTGCGCAAAGATCCGCGGTAA